The proteins below come from a single Streptomyces sp. MRC013 genomic window:
- a CDS encoding glycosyltransferase 87 family protein, whose translation MPSPQKTSAPGDGRPVVCPTRQDEVAAAGSEVIGGPVGRRARLGTDVLTPVRVVALVAIGAFALGMVQKLPCYNWAWFRGAASQYTHACYSDIPHLFVARGFSEGLIPYADRFAGDMQYLEYPVLTGLFMQVAAWLTPGGGDLQHREQMYWAVNAGMLLVCTAVLAVCVARTHRRRPWDALLVALAPALALTATINWDLLALALTAAAMLMWSRGRALAFGVLLGLATAAKLYPFLLLGPLLVLCWRAGRWREFAVALLGSAGAWLVVNLPVMVLAPEGWKRFYVFSRERNVDFGSFWLILTQRFGLDPRIETVNTIASALMLLACAGIAVLALAAPRRPRFAQLAFLVVAAFILTNKVYSPQYVLWLVPLAALARPRWRGFLVWQACEVAYFLGIWMYLVYVTTEHKQGLPQDGYHFAIVLHLAGTLYLCALIVRDALRPERDPVRRDGSDDPSGGVLDGAEDVFAVGRAAAGSARRTGGTARRPADPSARPAA comes from the coding sequence ATGCCGAGCCCCCAGAAGACGAGCGCCCCCGGCGACGGGCGGCCCGTCGTGTGCCCCACCCGCCAAGACGAGGTCGCCGCCGCGGGCAGCGAGGTGATCGGCGGCCCCGTCGGACGCCGCGCCCGGCTCGGCACGGACGTCCTCACCCCCGTGCGGGTCGTCGCGCTCGTCGCGATCGGCGCGTTCGCGCTCGGCATGGTGCAGAAGCTGCCCTGCTACAACTGGGCCTGGTTCCGCGGCGCCGCCTCCCAGTACACCCACGCCTGCTACTCCGACATCCCGCACCTGTTCGTGGCGCGCGGTTTCTCCGAGGGGCTCATCCCCTACGCCGACCGGTTCGCCGGTGACATGCAGTACCTGGAGTACCCGGTGCTCACCGGTCTGTTCATGCAGGTCGCGGCCTGGTTGACGCCCGGCGGCGGCGACTTGCAGCACCGGGAGCAGATGTACTGGGCGGTCAACGCGGGCATGCTGCTGGTCTGCACCGCGGTGCTCGCGGTGTGCGTTGCGAGGACGCACCGGCGGCGCCCCTGGGACGCCCTGCTGGTCGCCCTCGCACCGGCCCTCGCGCTGACCGCCACCATCAACTGGGACCTGCTCGCCCTCGCCCTGACCGCCGCGGCGATGCTCATGTGGAGCCGCGGCCGCGCCCTGGCCTTCGGTGTGCTGCTCGGCCTCGCCACGGCCGCGAAGCTCTACCCGTTCCTGCTGCTCGGACCGCTCCTGGTGCTGTGCTGGCGGGCCGGGAGGTGGCGGGAGTTCGCCGTTGCCCTGCTGGGTTCCGCGGGCGCGTGGCTGGTGGTGAACCTGCCCGTCATGGTGCTCGCGCCGGAGGGCTGGAAGCGGTTCTACGTCTTCAGCCGGGAGCGGAACGTCGACTTCGGCTCGTTCTGGCTGATCCTCACACAGCGCTTCGGCCTGGACCCGCGGATCGAGACGGTCAACACGATCGCGAGCGCGCTGATGCTCCTGGCCTGCGCCGGGATCGCCGTCCTGGCGCTGGCGGCGCCGCGCCGCCCCCGCTTCGCACAGCTCGCCTTCCTGGTCGTGGCGGCGTTCATCCTGACGAACAAGGTCTACTCGCCGCAGTACGTGCTGTGGCTGGTCCCGCTGGCGGCGCTGGCCCGGCCGCGCTGGCGGGGCTTCCTCGTCTGGCAGGCGTGCGAGGTGGCCTACTTCCTCGGCATCTGGATGTACCTGGTGTACGTCACGACGGAGCACAAGCAGGGCCTGCCGCAGGACGGCTACCACTTCGCGATCGTCCTGCACCTGGCCGGGACGCTGTACCTGTGCGCCCTGATCGTGCGGGACGCCCTGCGGCCCGAGCGGGACCCCGTCCGGCGGGACGGCTCCGACGACCCGTCCGGAGGGGTCCTGGACGGTGCCGAGGACGTCTTCGCGGTCGGCCGGGCCGCCGCCGGGTCGGCGCGCCGGACGGGCGGCACCGCTAGGCGGCCGGCGGATCCGTCCGCCCGTCCGGCCGCCTAG